In Rhodanobacteraceae bacterium, the following proteins share a genomic window:
- a CDS encoding TolC family protein, with product MWAPSGARTPVAASARPFRTAPVACEVESMALFFRSAASVAAALALVGCASLPRERGYSESRDLIADRRSVPPDWSPLGADPAPQVPTAPIGVEDAVRLAFFNNPRLREEYVRLGLGRADLEDARRLSNPSFGFLRLSPDGGEGTQITRSLSLGLTDLLLLPVRKRLAEGELERLQLAVSGAVLEIATEVEVAWYEAVGAQQIAAMRDLVARAAEQSAELAQRFFDAGNINRLQLEQERAAATQARIEALAANSNALRARHRLAALIGLSTGGEWTTQAQLPAPRAIGYDADALVASALETRLDLAAVRRTVALREDALGVTRRWRWLGGIEVGYEDEREFDGAQATGPFASLALPIFNQGQGSVARAEAELQQARAELDAKLLSVQNDARLGLDAVAVAHTIAERHRVELVPRREAIVARTQEQVNFMLVGVFELLLAKQQEYDAYQAYLEGVRDYWVARAELRGAIGGRLPDDDSPIEPAIGVEAILPAAGVPAAMDHSMHSGRERDPHAGHRMPEPASPPDPHAGHDMSVPTQPVDPHREHRKSTTPAPVAPADEEAEPQHDHGDTP from the coding sequence GTGTGGGCGCCATCCGGCGCTCGCACGCCCGTTGCCGCGTCTGCGCGTCCGTTCAGGACAGCGCCTGTCGCCTGTGAGGTTGAGTCTATGGCTTTGTTTTTTCGTTCCGCCGCGAGCGTCGCGGCGGCGCTGGCGTTGGTTGGCTGCGCCAGTCTGCCGCGCGAGCGCGGCTATTCCGAATCCCGCGACCTGATCGCGGATCGGCGCTCGGTGCCCCCCGATTGGTCGCCGCTCGGCGCCGATCCCGCTCCGCAGGTTCCGACCGCGCCGATCGGCGTCGAGGACGCCGTCCGGCTTGCGTTCTTCAACAATCCACGGCTGCGCGAGGAGTACGTGCGACTCGGCCTCGGTCGCGCAGATCTGGAGGATGCGCGTCGCCTGTCGAACCCGAGTTTTGGCTTTCTTCGACTCTCGCCGGACGGCGGCGAGGGTACGCAGATCACGCGCAGCCTGTCGCTCGGCTTGACCGATCTACTCCTCCTTCCGGTACGCAAGCGTCTCGCAGAGGGTGAGCTGGAGCGGCTGCAACTGGCGGTGTCGGGCGCGGTGCTCGAGATCGCGACTGAAGTGGAAGTGGCGTGGTACGAGGCGGTCGGCGCCCAGCAGATCGCCGCGATGCGTGATCTGGTGGCGCGCGCCGCCGAGCAGTCGGCCGAACTGGCACAACGCTTCTTCGATGCCGGGAATATCAACCGCCTGCAGCTCGAACAAGAACGTGCAGCTGCCACGCAAGCCCGCATCGAAGCACTGGCGGCCAACTCGAACGCCTTGCGTGCGCGACACCGACTGGCAGCGCTGATCGGTCTGTCGACCGGCGGAGAATGGACCACGCAGGCGCAGTTGCCCGCCCCGCGCGCGATCGGCTACGACGCCGACGCACTGGTCGCATCCGCGCTCGAAACGCGTCTCGACCTGGCCGCCGTGCGCCGCACGGTCGCGCTGCGCGAAGACGCCCTTGGCGTAACCCGGCGATGGCGTTGGCTGGGCGGCATCGAGGTCGGCTACGAGGATGAACGCGAGTTCGACGGCGCCCAAGCAACCGGTCCTTTCGCCTCGCTGGCACTTCCGATCTTCAACCAGGGACAGGGCAGCGTTGCGCGCGCCGAGGCGGAGTTGCAACAGGCGCGCGCCGAACTCGATGCCAAATTGCTGTCGGTGCAGAACGATGCGCGGCTGGGCCTGGACGCAGTCGCGGTGGCGCACACCATCGCAGAACGCCATCGCGTCGAATTGGTCCCGCGCCGCGAGGCCATTGTCGCGCGCACGCAGGAACAGGTGAACTTCATGTTGGTGGGTGTGTTCGAGCTGCTGCTGGCGAAACAGCAGGAGTACGACGCCTACCAAGCCTACCTCGAAGGGGTGCGCGACTACTGGGTCGCCCGCGCCGAACTGCGGGGCGCAATTGGCGGCCGCTTGCCCGACGACGATTCGCCGATAGAGCCTGCCATCGGCGTGGAAGCCATCCTCCCGGCCGCCGGTGTTCCGGCGGCAATGGATCACAGCATGCACAGCGGCCGGGAGCGCGATCCGCACGCGGGTCATCGCATGCCGGAACCCGCTTCCCCACCCGATCCGCACGCCGGCCATGACATGTCCGTGCCGACGCAGCCAGTGGATCCGCACCGCGAGCACCGCAAGTCGACCACGCCCGCGCCCGTCGCACCCGCGGATGAAGAAGCCGAGCCTCAGCACGACCACGGAGACACGCCATGA
- a CDS encoding copper oxidase, producing MNPFRRQWFRLAGLGALAPFGLWAQRAAAQDHQGHSVAAAAAPAPLPAPAADGYRPVRTLNGWTLPHRIVDGVKEFHLVAEEIEHEFAPGCRAKCWGYNGTTPGPTIEAVEGDRVRIYVTNRLPEHTSVHWHGLLLPSGMDGVGGLSQPQIQPGETYVYEFTLRQHGTHMYHPHADEMVQMAVGMMGMFIIHPRDGEPEPIARDYAILLHNWALHPGTYRPDPSVMQDFDLWTMNSKVFPAIEPLVARTGERVRVRVGNLSMWNHPIHMHGVQFHVTGSDGGRWPKTLWRPETTEIVGVGQTRDLEFVAVPGDWAFHCHMSHHTMNAMGHEIPNTLGVDQSGVEAEIRKLLPGYMAMGQGGMAEHQEHTDSGHMTGPENTLPMMMGKGPFGNLEMGGMFTVVKVRDDLAAGDFRDPGWYPNPKGTVAHRISADPDFGKPARRGPPPGPSPTLKAKPVDHSKMKMG from the coding sequence ATGAACCCTTTTCGCCGCCAATGGTTTCGCCTCGCGGGACTGGGAGCGCTGGCCCCATTCGGGCTGTGGGCGCAGCGCGCCGCCGCGCAGGACCACCAGGGCCACTCCGTCGCCGCAGCCGCCGCGCCTGCACCTTTGCCTGCTCCCGCCGCCGACGGCTATCGCCCGGTACGCACCTTGAATGGCTGGACTCTGCCGCACCGCATCGTCGATGGAGTCAAGGAGTTCCACCTCGTGGCCGAAGAGATCGAGCACGAGTTCGCGCCCGGTTGCCGCGCCAAGTGCTGGGGTTACAACGGCACCACGCCGGGCCCGACCATCGAGGCGGTCGAGGGCGACCGGGTGCGCATCTATGTGACCAACCGCCTGCCCGAGCACACCAGCGTGCATTGGCATGGCCTGCTGCTACCGTCGGGCATGGACGGCGTCGGCGGGCTGAGCCAGCCGCAGATCCAGCCCGGCGAGACCTACGTCTACGAGTTCACGTTGCGCCAGCACGGCACCCACATGTACCACCCGCATGCCGACGAGATGGTGCAGATGGCGGTCGGCATGATGGGCATGTTCATCATCCACCCCAGGGACGGCGAGCCTGAGCCCATCGCTCGCGACTACGCGATCCTGCTGCATAACTGGGCGCTGCATCCTGGCACTTATCGGCCCGATCCGTCGGTGATGCAGGACTTCGACCTGTGGACGATGAACAGCAAGGTCTTCCCCGCGATCGAGCCCTTGGTCGCGCGGACCGGCGAACGCGTGCGCGTGCGCGTCGGCAACCTGTCGATGTGGAACCATCCCATTCACATGCATGGTGTGCAATTCCACGTCACCGGATCGGACGGCGGCCGCTGGCCCAAAACCCTGTGGCGACCGGAGACCACCGAGATCGTCGGCGTCGGCCAGACGCGCGATCTGGAGTTCGTCGCGGTGCCCGGAGACTGGGCCTTCCACTGCCACATGTCGCACCACACGATGAACGCGATGGGCCACGAAATTCCGAACACGCTCGGCGTCGATCAATCTGGCGTGGAGGCGGAGATCCGCAAACTGCTGCCGGGCTACATGGCGATGGGGCAAGGCGGCATGGCCGAGCACCAGGAGCACACCGACTCCGGCCACATGACCGGCCCCGAGAACACCCTGCCGATGATGATGGGCAAGGGCCCGTTCGGAAATCTCGAAATGGGCGGGATGTTCACCGTGGTCAAGGTGCGCGATGACCTCGCCGCCGGCGACTTCCGCGATCCGGGCTGGTACCCCAACCCCAAGGGCACGGTCGCGCATCGCATCAGCGCCGATCCAGATTTCGGAAAGCCCGCGAGACGCGGCCCGCCGCCTGGCCCGTCGCCCACGCTCAAAGCCAAGCCGGTCGATCACTCCAAAATGAAGATGGGATAG
- a CDS encoding cytochrome c: MFKTLVVLVLVGMVIAAAVIWSGIYNVGADDPHWSATHRALEVARKRSIAVRAADIQVPDLSDAELIRNGAGNYSAMCVTCHLSPDAQETELSVGLYPRPPRWDALGQTDPREAFWVLKHGIKASGMPAWGKSMDDRYLWGMVAFMQQFPGMTAAQYQARVAASDGHSHGGGETDVGGGDPHAAHEGANPERSSFEPVEDPMAAPAGDDHADNDHQH; encoded by the coding sequence CTGTTCAAGACCCTCGTTGTTCTGGTACTGGTCGGCATGGTGATCGCCGCCGCCGTCATCTGGAGCGGCATCTACAACGTCGGTGCCGACGACCCGCACTGGTCTGCGACCCATCGCGCGCTCGAGGTGGCGCGCAAACGCTCGATCGCAGTCCGGGCGGCCGACATTCAGGTGCCCGACCTGTCCGACGCCGAACTGATCCGCAACGGGGCAGGCAACTACAGCGCCATGTGCGTGACCTGCCATCTCAGCCCCGACGCGCAGGAAACCGAACTGAGCGTTGGCCTGTACCCGCGCCCGCCGCGCTGGGATGCCCTCGGCCAGACCGATCCTCGCGAGGCCTTCTGGGTGCTCAAGCACGGCATCAAGGCGTCGGGCATGCCGGCCTGGGGCAAGAGCATGGACGATCGCTACCTGTGGGGCATGGTCGCCTTCATGCAGCAGTTTCCGGGCATGACCGCCGCGCAGTACCAGGCACGAGTTGCGGCCAGCGATGGCCACAGCCACGGCGGCGGCGAAACCGATGTCGGCGGTGGCGATCCGCATGCTGCACACGAAGGCGCGAACCCGGAGCGTTCGTCCTTTGAGCCCGTCGAAGATCCGATGGCAGCGCCCGCGGGCGACGACCACGCCGACAACGACCATCAACACTGA
- a CDS encoding nuclear transport factor 2 family protein: MALALAAPIGWAHGNEKHGSTQVAAGRVTAGATLSISPEAADAVAVLERFSAALSAGDLDGVAADLDPAVLILESGGAERTRDEYLGGHAKHDAEFLKTAHITLKRRTAQASGDLVWVGSESEIHASKDDKMLMISSTETAILRKTGAGWTIVHLHWSSRAQR; the protein is encoded by the coding sequence TTGGCCCTCGCCCTCGCCGCTCCGATCGGCTGGGCCCACGGCAATGAAAAACACGGCTCAACGCAAGTAGCCGCCGGCCGCGTGACGGCGGGCGCCACGCTCAGCATCTCGCCCGAAGCCGCCGACGCCGTTGCGGTGCTGGAACGCTTCTCGGCCGCCTTGAGCGCGGGCGATCTCGACGGCGTTGCCGCGGATCTCGATCCGGCGGTGCTGATCCTCGAAAGCGGCGGCGCCGAGCGTACCCGCGATGAGTACCTCGGCGGACACGCCAAACACGACGCCGAGTTCCTCAAGACCGCCCACATCACGCTGAAGCGCAGGACGGCCCAGGCATCGGGCGACCTGGTCTGGGTCGGCAGCGAGAGCGAGATTCACGCGAGCAAGGACGACAAGATGCTGATGATCTCGTCGACCGAGACCGCGATCCTGCGCAAGACCGGAGCTGGCTGGACGATCGTCCATCTGCACTGGTCGTCGAGGGCACAGCGATGA
- a CDS encoding DUF411 domain-containing protein yields the protein MVVHKTPSCGCCGLWVEHMRQAGFTVEVRDTDDLAPIKAGLGVPYGKGSCHTAEIDGYVIEGHVPAEDVRRLLTERPKARGLVLPGMPLGSPGMEMPDGRVQSYTVELLEEDGSTSTFRRVEGDR from the coding sequence ATGGTCGTGCACAAGACTCCCAGCTGTGGTTGCTGTGGCTTGTGGGTCGAACACATGCGACAAGCCGGCTTTACCGTTGAGGTGCGCGACACCGACGACCTCGCGCCGATCAAGGCAGGACTTGGCGTCCCCTACGGCAAAGGCTCCTGTCACACGGCAGAGATCGACGGCTATGTGATCGAGGGTCACGTTCCCGCCGAGGACGTCCGTCGCTTGTTGACTGAACGGCCCAAGGCGCGCGGTCTGGTCCTGCCCGGCATGCCGCTCGGCTCGCCCGGCATGGAGATGCCGGACGGCCGCGTGCAGTCCTACACGGTCGAGCTGTTGGAGGAGGACGGCAGCACCTCGACGTTTCGCCGTGTGGAAGGCGATCGCTGA
- a CDS encoding MerR family transcriptional regulator yields the protein MSLSIGGLAKQAGVAIDTVRYYERNGLLAPAGRLASGYRRYGAEELKRLRFIRRAKVLGFSLDDIRSLLALSAERDVARVRAAAQRKLGDIELRITELERIRSGLRTLIDACPGHGRSEACPILNALSQEQDA from the coding sequence ATGTCACTGAGCATCGGCGGGTTGGCCAAGCAGGCGGGAGTTGCCATCGACACGGTGCGCTACTACGAGCGCAATGGCCTGCTGGCACCGGCGGGTCGACTCGCATCGGGCTATCGCCGCTATGGCGCCGAGGAACTCAAGCGCCTGCGCTTCATTCGCCGCGCCAAAGTGCTGGGATTCTCGCTCGATGACATCCGTTCGCTGCTGGCGCTCAGTGCCGAGCGCGACGTGGCCCGCGTGCGCGCTGCGGCGCAGCGCAAGCTCGGAGACATCGAGTTGCGCATTACTGAACTCGAACGCATCCGCAGTGGCCTGCGGACGCTGATCGACGCTTGCCCCGGGCACGGTCGCAGCGAAGCCTGCCCGATTCTCAATGCGCTGTCCCAGGAGCAAGACGCATGA